Part of the Pseudodesulfovibrio mercurii genome is shown below.
CTCAGAAACCCACGCTGCACCATTTTACCAACCGCTATCTTCTCAAGCGCTCCATCGGCTACTTCGGCGCGTACAAGGGACGCGTCGCCCTGGCCGTGGTCTCCATGGTCCTCCTGAGCCCCATCTCCCCCGCCCTGGCCTGGATCGGGAAGTACGTCATGGACGACGTGCTCATCGCCAGAAACCTGAACATGCTCAAACTGTGCATCATCGCCTTCCTCGGCCTGTGGCTGCTCAGGGGGCTGCTCATGATCGGCCAGGCGTACACCATGCAGGCCACCGGCATGCTGGTCCTGCGCGACATCCGAAACGAACTGTTCAAAAAGATCATCCGGCTGCCCATGCCCTACTTCGCCGAGAGCGAAATCGGCATGCTCATGAGCCGGATCATCGCCGACGTGACCGCCATCCGCACCAGCCTGCCCAGCGTGCTCATGTTCGTCCGGCAGGTATTCACCCTGGTCGCCCTCATCGCCACGACCATCTACCTCGACCCCTACCTGTCCCTGTGGGCGCTGCTGGTCATGCCCGCCGCCATCTACCCGTTCATCTACTTCGGCAAGAAGATCCGCAAATACGGGCGCAAGACCCAGGCCGAACTGTCCGGGGTCAACGTGGTCCTGGAGGAATGCTTCTCCGGCATCAAGGTCATCAAGGCCTTTGCCAACGAAGTCCGGGAAGACATAAAATTCGTCAAGGAAAACGGTAGCCTGACACGACTGCTGGTGCGCAAGATACTCTACAACGAGGGGTCTTCGCGGGCCATGGACATCGTCGGCGCCCTGGCCGGCGCCTCGGTCCTGTGGTTCGGCGGCATGCGCGTCATCAACGGCGACATGACCCCCGGCGACCTGATGGCCTTTTCCCTGTGCGTGGTCCAGCTCTATGAACCGATCAAGAAACTGAACACCGCCAACAACGAGATCCAGGGCGGCCTTGCGGGTGCGGAACGCGTCTTCGACATCCTCGATTCCCCCTCCATCCAGGTGGAGGAGGAAGGCAAGGCCGTGTTCGACGGCAACCTGCGCAGCCTCGAATTCCGGGGCGTCCGCTTCACCTACCCCGGTTGCCCGGCCCCGGCCGTGAACGGGGTGGACCTGACCATCAAGGCCGGACAGCGCGTGGCCATCGTCGGCCCCAGCGGCTCGGGCAAGACCACCCTGGTCAACCTGATCCCCCGCTTCTACCAGGCCCAGGAGGGGGGCGTGGAGATCAACGGCGTCCCGCTCGAGGACTACACCCTGGCGAGCCTGCGCACACACCTGGGCCTGGTCTCCCAGGACACCTTCCTGTTCAACGTGTCCATCGCCCAGAACATCGCCTACGCCCATGACGACTACGATATGAGCGACGTGCAGCGCGCCGCCACGGCGGCCTACGCCCACGAGTTCATCAGCGAGATGCCGAACGGCTACGAGACCGTGGTCGGCGAAGGCGGAGTCAAGATTTCGGGCGGCCAGAAACAGCGCCTGACCATCGCCCGGGCGATCATGAAGGACCCGGCCCTGCTCATCCTGGACGAGGCCACCAGCGCGCTGGACACCGAATCCGAGCGGGTGGTCCAGAACGCCCTGGAAAACCTCATGCGCAACCGCACGTCCATCGTCATCGCCCACCGCCTCTCGACCATTCTGACCGCCGATGTTATCGTGGTCATGGAGAACGGACGCATCGTGGCCCAGGGCCGACATGAGGACCTGCTGACCACCTGCCCGCTCTACGACCGGCTGTACCAGATGCAGTTCGAAGACACGACGTCCCTGGAACCGGCCTGCGGATTGCCCGAATGACGAAACGACTGATAGCCGCCCTCGCCCTCCTCCTCTGCCTGGCCTCCCCGGCCACGGCCGACGTGGTGCGCACGGTGTCCACCGAATACTACGAGGTGGAGGGAATCAAGCCCGCGGCCATCGTCCTGAGCATACGGCGCGATTCCCCGGCCAACGAGGGGTCCAAGAAGTATTCAGCCAACACCCGCACGGACATCCGGACCACCTACGACATCGAACAGGTGGGCGACAAGTGCCGGATCAGGAACGTGGTCGTCCATCTCCACCTGACCTACCTCTATCCCAAGCTCAAGCACAGCGTGGACTTCGAGACCCGCAAGTGGTGGATGAAGCTCTCCCGCCAGCTCGAGATCCACGAGCGCATCCACGGCGACATCTCCACCAAGGCGGCCTACAAGATCAGCGACACCCTGCAAAACCTCCCGCCCGGCGACTGCTACAACTTCAAGGGCACGGTCAAGGTCAAGGCCCGCAAGATCATGGAGCAGATGAAGCAGGACCAGCGCGATTACGACGCCCTCACCCAGCACGGCCTCAAACAAGAACGAAACCGCGGGC
Proteins encoded:
- a CDS encoding ABC transporter ATP-binding protein → MAQKPTLHHFTNRYLLKRSIGYFGAYKGRVALAVVSMVLLSPISPALAWIGKYVMDDVLIARNLNMLKLCIIAFLGLWLLRGLLMIGQAYTMQATGMLVLRDIRNELFKKIIRLPMPYFAESEIGMLMSRIIADVTAIRTSLPSVLMFVRQVFTLVALIATTIYLDPYLSLWALLVMPAAIYPFIYFGKKIRKYGRKTQAELSGVNVVLEECFSGIKVIKAFANEVREDIKFVKENGSLTRLLVRKILYNEGSSRAMDIVGALAGASVLWFGGMRVINGDMTPGDLMAFSLCVVQLYEPIKKLNTANNEIQGGLAGAERVFDILDSPSIQVEEEGKAVFDGNLRSLEFRGVRFTYPGCPAPAVNGVDLTIKAGQRVAIVGPSGSGKTTLVNLIPRFYQAQEGGVEINGVPLEDYTLASLRTHLGLVSQDTFLFNVSIAQNIAYAHDDYDMSDVQRAATAAYAHEFISEMPNGYETVVGEGGVKISGGQKQRLTIARAIMKDPALLILDEATSALDTESERVVQNALENLMRNRTSIVIAHRLSTILTADVIVVMENGRIVAQGRHEDLLTTCPLYDRLYQMQFEDTTSLEPACGLPE
- a CDS encoding DUF922 domain-containing Zn-dependent protease; translated protein: MTKRLIAALALLLCLASPATADVVRTVSTEYYEVEGIKPAAIVLSIRRDSPANEGSKKYSANTRTDIRTTYDIEQVGDKCRIRNVVVHLHLTYLYPKLKHSVDFETRKWWMKLSRQLEIHERIHGDISTKAAYKISDTLQNLPPGDCYNFKGTVKVKARKIMEQMKQDQRDYDALTQHGLKQERNRGQYP